From Watersipora subatra chromosome 2, tzWatSuba1.1, whole genome shotgun sequence, one genomic window encodes:
- the LOC137388176 gene encoding protein FAM200C-like — protein sequence MAKMEADKNPHTIGETLVKPCLLGCTKIILGDTAAQKIADLSLSDSTVKSRIDDMSADIKRQVIEKIKSSLMFAIQLDGSTDVASISQLMVFARYVHRKTIEEEFLFCSPLTETTTAADVMSLVSDFSKEHLDWGKLIETSASSKNSSKGLQEHLSSVIKVVNFIKGSALQTRLFHKLCKDIDAVLTSLLFHTEVR from the exons AGATAAGAACCCACACACCATTGGTGAAACATTAGTTAAACCTTGTCTGCTGGGGTGTACTAAGATTATTCTCGGAGACACAGCCGCTCAAAAGATAGCTGATTTATCCCTCTCAGACAGCACAGTGAAATCGAGGATCGATGATATGTCTGCAGACATAAAAAGGCAAGTAATTGAAAAGATCAAGTCATCTCTCATGTTCGCCATTCAACTTGATGGGTCCACTGATGTTGCTAGCATTTCACAGCTAATGGTGTTTGCACGCTATGTACACAGAAAGACAATTGAGGAAGAATTTCTGTTCTGCAGTCCTCTAACAGAGACCACCACAGCTGCTGATGTTATGAGCCTGGTTTCCGACTTCAGCAAAGAACATCTGGACTGGGGCAAACTAATTGAA ACAAGCGCTAGCAGCAAAAACTCTTCCAAAGGACTGCAGGAACACCTTTCTTCAGTGATTaaagtagtaaactttatcaaaggCTCTGCCTTGCAAACACGTCTCTTCCACAAGTTATGCAAAGACATTGATGCTGTGCTCACATCACTATTGTTCCACACCGAAGTTCGCTAG